A window of Candidatus Methylomirabilis sp. genomic DNA:
CATTCAACGGATTCTTGATTTCATGGGCAACGCTCGAGGTGAGCTTCCCAAGGTCGGCAAGTTTCCGTGAGTAGTCTACGAGTGATTGAATCTGCCGGAGTGGTTCAGTATTCTTGAGAAGGATCATCCCTCCGACGACACCATCCCTGTCGAGTACTGGATAGACGGAGGCCAAAACATCAAGAGGGACGTCGCGGTCTCCCCCCATCTGAAGCGTCAGGTTCCGCACGGGCTGCTGCCGCCGAAAACTCTCGGCCACTGCCTCGGTTAAGGGGTGAGCCTCCCCCAGGATATGCGCCAACGATTGACCGGCAGCGTTCATCAGTGGGCGAGCCAGCAGTGCCTCGGCCACCGGATTAGCGAAAATGATCGCCCGCTCTTTATTCAAAAGGATGAGGGCGTCTTCCAGATGGTGAACGATCCCTTCCAGCCGGGCTTTTTCGTTTATGAGGGAGGACCGGTCCTCCTGAATCTGGCGTCCCAAAAGGTTGAGCTTCGCGGCGATCTGCCCGACTTCATCGTGACGATCGAACGCAACAGGGGTATCGAACTCGCCGCGCGCCATCCGATCGACTCCTTGGGCAATTTGACGTAACGGCGCCACCACCAGGTTCGAGAGGACAAAGGCCACAACCCAGGCAAGCGGGAAAGCGAGTACCGCCAGCAGTAGACTCTTCCGAACGGCGGGTGAGAGCTCGTTCCACAGGAGGCTTCCGGCCAGTCCGAGCCGGATCGCCCCGAAGGGCCGGTCATTGAGACTGAGCGGCAGGGTGGTCTCAAACACCTGTGGCTGGCGAGCCAATACCGCGAGCTGGCGCAGAGGATTCATCTCCAGCAACTGTTCGATCTTCGGTCTGGATGGTGCCTTATGCCCTTCACGGGAACGCTGGCTGTGCAGAAGGACCGTATCTGAGCGGTCAGTGATCATTGCGTAGACCAGGTGTGGGGAGTAGCCGATGGCGGCATCGAGGAGTGCGCGGAGCTCTCGGTCACGGTGCAGAGCCTCCTCCGGACGGCTGCCGCGTGCACGACTCATTACCCGGGTGCTGCCGGAGAAGATCTGCTGTGCCTGCAAGTTGCCCTTTTCGGCCGCATGCTGAACTACCAGGTGCGTGGTCGTGGAGAGGTGAACGACTAATGCGAGCGAGACGATCAGGAAGACCAGAAGACTGATACCGAGGATTTCCTTACCTCGGATGCCGAGCGTCATACGGACTTATTCCTGCGCGTCTACCAAGGAGGAGGCCTCTTCTCGATAGCGGACTAACTTATTGTGGAGTGTCTTCAGGCTGATCCCAAGGATCTCCGCAGCCCGAGTCTTATTCTGGTTCGTGCGTTCAAGGGTCTTCATAATCAGACTCTTTTCTGCCGCATCAATAGTGATCCCGACGGGGATATCGAACTCTGTGGTCGGTCCATGACGCTGGCTGGAAAAGTTCGGCGGCAGATCGGCTGAGGTGATCATATTTCCCTGGGCGACGAGGACGGCCCGCTCCAGCACATTCCGAAGCTCCCGCACGTTACCGGGCCAATCGTGGCTGGTCAGGAGTGCGAGCGTCCGTGCGTCTACGCTGCGCACCGCTGTGCCGTATTTTTCTTTGAACTCATCGATGAACGATCCAATGAGGAGCGGGAGATCCTCGCGTCGCTCCCGCAGGGGGGGAAGATAGATGCTGAATACGTTCAGCCGATAGTAGAGATCCTCGCGGAGCAGGCCGTCACGGACGGCATGGACGGGGTCCTTGTTAGAGGCGGCGACTACCCGGACATCCACGCGGAGTTCTTTGGTTCCGCCCAGTCGACGAAAGCTGCCCTCTTGAAGGATTCGGAGGAACTTGGCCTGGGTGGAGACTTTCATCTCGGCGATCTCATCAAGGAAGATGGTCCCGCCATCCGCTAACTCAAAGTATCCCATCCGCCGCTCGGTAGCGCCGGTAAAGGCCCCTTTCTCGTGACCGAAAATCTCGCTTTCCAGCAGCGTCTCCGGAATGGCGGCGCAGTTGATCGGGACGAATGGGCCCTGCTTTCGTGGGGAGAGATCGTGAATTGTTCGGGCCGCCAACTCCTTTCCGGTTCCGCTTTCCCCCCAGATGAAGACCGGCGCAGTGCTCGGCGACGCCAATTCAAGCAGCCGGTAGACCTCCTGCATGGCACGCGTGTCGCCGACCAGCCGGCCGAACCGGCCCAGGTGACGGACCTGGTGGCGCAGGAGCCTGACCTCCTTCAATACCGCTCCACGCTCGATGGCCTTCTCCACAAGGACGCGGAGTCGCCCGATATCGACCGGTTTGGTGAGGTAGTCGTAGGCCCCTTCTTGCATCGCCTGGACCGCAGTCTCGATGGTCCCCTGGCCGGTCAGAATGATCAGGGAGGGAAGGGTCGCATCGGTCTTGAGGGTGCGGAGAAGGGCGATGCCGTCCATCTTCGGCATGACGAGATCAGCGATAATGAGGGACGGCTGGAGCTCGGACGCCTTCTCCAGAGCCTCCTGACCGTCAGCAGCGGCAGTGACCGCGTATCCCCAGCTCGTGAGAAGCTCCTGGAGCCCCGATCTGGAGGCGGGTTCATCCTCTGCGATTAAGATCTTTGCTTTTGCCATAGCGATTCTGCGAGAAAAGGTTTTCAACAGGACGACTGTATCATAGGAGTTTTCCAAGATTTTGTGAAGTATCGTTCATTAACTACGCTTGAAAACCTCTATAACCCTATGGTAATGTGCGGGATAATGATGCGAAGCGTAAGGAGGTTCACAATCAGCACGCTCATGCAACGATTTTGGATCTGGCTATTGGCGTCCTCCGTCATGGTTCTGACGGGCTGCGCCACGCTTTTTCCTGATACCGATCATCCGGCCGGGGCTCCCCCCGAAGCGAAGCGGCTTTCCTTCACAATGATCGCCCGCAACTATCGCTGTGAGCCCTCCGTCATCGCGATAGACCGGGAAGGAAGATCGGCGCTGGTCAAAGTCACGATTCGCAGCGAGGGCGCACGACACGTCTTCTCTATTCCCGATCTGGAGATCAGGCGCTATCTCGATCCGGATCAGGAAGCAACCGTTGAGTTCCTGGCAGAGCGTTCCGGGGTCTTTGAGTTCGGCTGTACCAGGTTCCCGTGGATCAGTCCGCTCGACCACAAGGGCAAGCTTGCGATTAGATAATAGATGCCTTAGCGTGGATGAAGGATACCCATCAGCGTGTGCGCCGAGAAAAGGGTGCGAGGCGGGAGCAGATCA
This region includes:
- a CDS encoding ATP-binding protein, with protein sequence MTLGIRGKEILGISLLVFLIVSLALVVHLSTTTHLVVQHAAEKGNLQAQQIFSGSTRVMSRARGSRPEEALHRDRELRALLDAAIGYSPHLVYAMITDRSDTVLLHSQRSREGHKAPSRPKIEQLLEMNPLRQLAVLARQPQVFETTLPLSLNDRPFGAIRLGLAGSLLWNELSPAVRKSLLLAVLAFPLAWVVAFVLSNLVVAPLRQIAQGVDRMARGEFDTPVAFDRHDEVGQIAAKLNLLGRQIQEDRSSLINEKARLEGIVHHLEDALILLNKERAIIFANPVAEALLARPLMNAAGQSLAHILGEAHPLTEAVAESFRRQQPVRNLTLQMGGDRDVPLDVLASVYPVLDRDGVVGGMILLKNTEPLRQIQSLVDYSRKLADLGKLTSSVAHEIKNPLNAMIIHLELLKQKLNDPPEEVAQSLAFLGGVVHRLDRVVQGFLRFVRPQTLELRPLDLNTLLQEVAQTTDAQGATRRITFAFRLDDGLPLINGDPELLQQAFLNLILNACQAMPDGGTVTLATDQTAEGVTRAHVIDQGIGIAAEDLDKIFRLYYTTKPDGNGIGLSLVYRIVQMHGGSVEVDSKIGQGTTMTVTFPIT
- a CDS encoding sigma-54 dependent transcriptional regulator, whose product is MAKAKILIAEDEPASRSGLQELLTSWGYAVTAAADGQEALEKASELQPSLIIADLVMPKMDGIALLRTLKTDATLPSLIILTGQGTIETAVQAMQEGAYDYLTKPVDIGRLRVLVEKAIERGAVLKEVRLLRHQVRHLGRFGRLVGDTRAMQEVYRLLELASPSTAPVFIWGESGTGKELAARTIHDLSPRKQGPFVPINCAAIPETLLESEIFGHEKGAFTGATERRMGYFELADGGTIFLDEIAEMKVSTQAKFLRILQEGSFRRLGGTKELRVDVRVVAASNKDPVHAVRDGLLREDLYYRLNVFSIYLPPLRERREDLPLLIGSFIDEFKEKYGTAVRSVDARTLALLTSHDWPGNVRELRNVLERAVLVAQGNMITSADLPPNFSSQRHGPTTEFDIPVGITIDAAEKSLIMKTLERTNQNKTRAAEILGISLKTLHNKLVRYREEASSLVDAQE
- a CDS encoding cupredoxin domain-containing protein, encoding MQRFWIWLLASSVMVLTGCATLFPDTDHPAGAPPEAKRLSFTMIARNYRCEPSVIAIDREGRSALVKVTIRSEGARHVFSIPDLEIRRYLDPDQEATVEFLAERSGVFEFGCTRFPWISPLDHKGKLAIR